A window of the Butyricimonas faecalis genome harbors these coding sequences:
- the dnaN gene encoding DNA polymerase III subunit beta, with protein sequence MRFVVSSSSFLMRLQAVSKVISGKPAQPILDNILLVAKDDMLYATASDKETTMEAKIELDNLETPGSITIPAKLLLDILKEFPEQPLTFDINTGTNEVKIISDKGEFSVPGESAEDYPVQSGMDESVNTITTNCGMLLEGITHTVFATANDDLRPVMNCILMEMGPENFTFVASDAHKLVRYKRFDAKTDGDQFALILPKKPSLLLKNILPKDDSELRLQFNEKMACFTFGNYKMVCTLVEGRFPNYNSVIPQNNPKKVIIEKKELYNSLRRVSVMANQASNLVKFDLTNGTIVISAQDVDYAMSGHETITCQYEGEEIAIGFKSPFVQEILVNLNTESLVLELSDPSRPGLFLPYENENENEDLLMLLMPMMV encoded by the coding sequence ATGAGATTTGTTGTATCAAGTAGTAGTTTTTTGATGCGGTTGCAGGCCGTGAGTAAGGTGATCAGTGGAAAACCTGCACAACCGATTCTGGATAATATTCTGTTGGTTGCCAAGGATGATATGTTGTATGCCACGGCTTCCGACAAGGAAACGACGATGGAGGCCAAGATCGAATTGGATAACCTGGAGACTCCGGGAAGTATCACGATCCCGGCGAAGTTGTTGCTGGATATATTGAAAGAGTTCCCGGAACAACCCTTGACGTTTGATATTAACACGGGAACGAACGAGGTGAAGATTATCTCGGATAAGGGAGAGTTTTCCGTGCCGGGAGAGAGTGCCGAGGATTACCCGGTGCAATCCGGAATGGACGAGAGTGTGAACACGATAACAACGAATTGCGGTATGTTATTGGAGGGGATTACCCATACGGTTTTCGCCACGGCAAATGATGATTTGCGTCCGGTGATGAACTGTATCTTGATGGAGATGGGACCGGAGAATTTTACGTTCGTGGCTTCGGATGCTCATAAGCTGGTACGCTACAAACGTTTTGATGCCAAGACGGATGGGGATCAGTTTGCATTGATCTTGCCGAAGAAGCCGTCGTTGTTGTTAAAGAATATATTACCGAAGGATGATAGCGAGTTGCGTTTGCAATTCAACGAGAAGATGGCTTGCTTCACGTTCGGAAATTACAAGATGGTTTGCACGCTGGTGGAAGGACGTTTCCCGAACTATAATTCCGTGATCCCGCAGAATAATCCTAAAAAGGTTATTATCGAGAAAAAGGAGTTGTATAATTCGCTGAGACGGGTTTCCGTGATGGCCAATCAAGCTAGTAACTTGGTGAAGTTTGACTTGACCAATGGAACGATCGTGATTTCCGCCCAAGACGTGGATTATGCCATGTCCGGACACGAAACGATTACTTGCCAGTACGAGGGAGAGGAGATCGCCATAGGATTTAAGTCGCCTTTTGTACAAGAGATATTGGTCAACCTCAATACGGAATCTCTGGTGTTGGAGTTGTCCGATCCGAGTCGTCCGGGATTGTTCTTGCCTTACGAGAATGAGAACGAGAACGAGGATTTGTTGATGTTGTTGATGCCGATGATGGTTTAA
- a CDS encoding aminopeptidase P family protein, producing the protein MFDKSVYINRRKQLIDKMSGGLVLILGNEEAPANYPSNTYKFRQDSSFLYFFGLNMPGFAGLMDADSGEVCLYGNDVDMDDIIWMGPQPSVKDLAASVGVTCSAPFCKLAEALKEAISQGRKIHFLPPYRYHNMLLLEDLLGIHHSLIKNYSSLELIKAVVALRSVKEACEIEQINLACNIGYEMHVAAMKHALPGQKEQYIAGLIEGIAASYGSLVSFPVILSQNGETLHNHDHSKTLTVGRMMLTDAGAENNMNYCSDFTRTVPVGGRFDQRQKDVYNIVLACNNKAMEIARPGVTYQYVHLEVCKVLAQGLKDLGLMKGDVNAAVAAGAHALFMPHGLGHMMGLDVHDMEDLGQIYVGYDDETRPINQFGTSSLRMGRKLQPGFVVTDEPGCYFIPALIDQWREQGLHKEFLVYDKIETYKDFGGIRLEDDILITENGCKCMGDHRAPITVEEVENTING; encoded by the coding sequence ATGTTTGATAAAAGCGTGTATATAAATAGAAGAAAGCAACTTATCGACAAGATGAGTGGCGGCTTGGTGTTGATATTGGGTAATGAGGAAGCTCCTGCAAATTATCCGTCCAACACGTATAAATTCCGTCAGGATAGTTCATTCCTTTATTTCTTTGGATTGAATATGCCCGGGTTTGCCGGGTTGATGGACGCGGATTCCGGGGAAGTTTGTCTGTACGGAAACGACGTGGATATGGACGATATTATCTGGATGGGACCGCAACCGAGCGTGAAGGATTTGGCTGCCAGCGTGGGTGTGACTTGTTCCGCTCCTTTCTGTAAACTGGCCGAGGCTTTGAAAGAGGCTATCAGTCAAGGTCGAAAGATTCATTTCTTGCCGCCTTATCGTTATCACAACATGTTGTTGCTGGAGGATTTGCTGGGTATTCATCATTCGCTGATCAAGAATTATTCTTCTTTGGAATTGATCAAGGCCGTGGTGGCTTTGCGTTCCGTGAAAGAGGCTTGTGAGATCGAGCAAATTAATCTGGCTTGTAACATCGGTTACGAGATGCATGTGGCTGCCATGAAACACGCGTTGCCGGGACAAAAAGAGCAGTACATTGCCGGGTTGATCGAGGGAATTGCCGCTTCGTACGGAAGTTTGGTTTCTTTCCCCGTGATTCTTTCACAAAATGGCGAGACGTTGCATAATCACGATCATAGCAAGACGTTGACCGTGGGACGTATGATGTTGACCGATGCCGGAGCGGAGAACAACATGAATTATTGTTCTGATTTTACCCGTACGGTTCCCGTGGGCGGACGTTTCGATCAGCGTCAAAAGGATGTATATAATATTGTATTGGCTTGTAATAACAAGGCGATGGAGATTGCCCGTCCGGGAGTAACGTATCAGTACGTGCATCTGGAGGTATGTAAGGTTTTGGCCCAAGGGTTGAAAGATCTTGGCTTGATGAAGGGAGATGTGAATGCCGCTGTGGCTGCCGGGGCTCATGCTTTGTTCATGCCTCACGGGTTGGGTCACATGATGGGATTGGACGTGCATGATATGGAGGATTTGGGACAGATTTACGTGGGATATGACGACGAGACTCGCCCGATCAACCAGTTCGGTACTTCTTCCTTGCGTATGGGACGTAAGTTGCAACCGGGATTCGTGGTTACCGACGAGCCGGGGTGTTATTTCATTCCCGCGTTGATCGACCAGTGGAGAGAACAGGGATTGCACAAGGAGTTCTTGGTGTATGACAAGATCGAGACGTACAAGGACTTTGGTGGAATCCGTTTGGAAGATGATATTTTGATCACGGAGAACGGGTGTAAATGTATGGGAGACCATCGGGCTCCGATCACCGTGGAAGAGGTGGAAAATACGATAAATGGATAA
- a CDS encoding 3'-5' exonuclease codes for MELKLTNPIVFFDLETTGINIAKDKIVEISVLKVMPNGKEEQRTIRVNPEMHIPEQASAIHGIYDDDVKDCPTFKEIAKDLARFIEGCDLGGYNSNRFDIPLLAEEFLRVDVDFDMRKRKFVDVQTIFHKMEQRTLSAAYRFYCNKNLEDAHTAAADTTATYEVLKAQLDRYNDTLENDIAFLSKFSTQNNTVDFAGFIIYNEEGVEVFNFGKNKGVPVVKVLKEQPGYFAWMLNGEFPLYTKKILTEIRLRTAGLVK; via the coding sequence TTGGAATTAAAATTGACTAACCCGATTGTATTCTTTGATTTGGAGACAACGGGTATTAATATCGCGAAGGACAAGATCGTGGAAATTTCTGTTTTGAAGGTGATGCCGAACGGGAAAGAGGAACAGAGAACGATCCGGGTGAACCCGGAGATGCATATACCGGAACAGGCGTCTGCTATTCACGGAATTTATGATGATGACGTGAAGGATTGTCCGACGTTCAAGGAGATTGCCAAGGATTTGGCCCGTTTTATCGAGGGGTGTGATTTGGGAGGATATAATTCAAATCGTTTTGACATTCCGTTGTTGGCAGAGGAGTTTTTACGTGTAGACGTGGATTTCGATATGCGAAAACGGAAGTTCGTGGATGTACAGACGATTTTTCACAAGATGGAGCAACGTACGTTAAGCGCTGCATATCGTTTTTATTGTAACAAGAATTTGGAAGATGCCCACACGGCAGCTGCCGATACCACGGCGACCTATGAGGTGTTGAAAGCCCAGTTGGATCGCTACAATGACACGTTGGAGAACGACATCGCTTTCCTAAGTAAGTTTTCTACACAGAATAACACGGTGGATTTTGCCGGATTTATCATCTATAACGAAGAAGGGGTGGAGGTATTTAATTTCGGGAAAAATAAAGGAGTTCCCGTGGTGAAAGTGCTGAAAGAGCAACCCGGTTATTTTGCATGGATGTTGAACGGGGAGTTCCCGTTGTACACGAAAAAGATTTTGACCGAGATCCGTTTGAGAACGGCTGGTTTGGTGAAATAG